A single window of Syntrophus aciditrophicus SB DNA harbors:
- the asnB gene encoding asparagine synthase (glutamine-hydrolyzing), translating into MCGIAGFWGKNGASASGEFMRTVEAMTAAITHRGPDSAGYWVDASIGLALGHRRLSILELSSAGHQPMTSACGRYVIAFNGEIYNHLELRKELAARGKEPLWRGHADTETLLACFSAWGIERTLNATVGMFALALWDIEDRVLTLARDRLGEKPLYYGWQGGTLLFGSELKALKAHPDFRAGVDRDALTLLLRHNCIPAPYSIYQGIRKLMPGHYLSISFSDGRVSQSVSPQAWWRYNDVVTAGLARPFAGSDAEAVDELEDRLSNSVKLQMLADVPVGAFLSGGIDSSAIVALMQAHSSLPVRTFTIGTDSADNEAEHAKAVARHLGTDHTELHVSSEDALAVVPKLPTIYCEPFSDSSQIPTFLVSRLAGRHVKVALSGDAGDELFGGYNRYLTARRVWQRMNRLPLLARRAAANTLCALAPAIWDRLYSAVSPVLPSGMRLASPGDKAHKLAEVLTLADGEAFYRRLASHWHNPAEVVIGGQEPRTLLTNPSAWPYTDSFEHWMMAMDAQTYMTDDILVKVDRAAMANSLEARIPLLDHRVVELAWRIPLHQKIREGKGKWLLRQVLYRHVPRELIERPKTGFSIPLDAWLRGPLKAWAEALLAEDRLKREGFFNPGPIGLKWREHLSGQRNWQYHLWDILMFQAWLESNT; encoded by the coding sequence ATGTGTGGAATCGCCGGTTTTTGGGGAAAAAATGGAGCTTCGGCTTCCGGGGAATTCATGCGGACAGTGGAAGCCATGACCGCCGCGATCACCCATCGCGGTCCGGACAGCGCGGGATACTGGGTTGACGCGTCCATCGGTCTGGCACTGGGGCACCGCCGTCTGTCGATCCTGGAGCTTTCCTCCGCCGGCCATCAACCGATGACGTCAGCGTGCGGGCGGTATGTGATTGCCTTCAACGGGGAGATTTACAACCATCTCGAACTGCGGAAGGAATTAGCCGCGCGGGGAAAGGAGCCTCTCTGGCGTGGCCATGCAGATACGGAAACCCTGCTGGCCTGCTTTTCGGCCTGGGGCATCGAGCGTACCCTGAACGCTACGGTGGGCATGTTTGCTCTGGCCCTGTGGGATATTGAAGACAGAGTGCTGACCCTGGCCCGGGACCGCCTGGGTGAAAAACCGCTTTATTACGGATGGCAGGGCGGCACGCTGCTGTTCGGCTCCGAACTGAAGGCCCTGAAAGCCCACCCGGATTTCCGCGCCGGGGTGGATCGCGACGCGCTGACGCTGCTGCTGCGGCATAACTGCATTCCTGCACCGTACTCCATCTATCAGGGCATCCGCAAATTGATGCCCGGGCATTATCTGAGCATTTCCTTTTCCGACGGCCGCGTTTCACAGTCGGTCAGCCCTCAAGCCTGGTGGCGTTACAATGACGTGGTGACAGCCGGCCTGGCCCGGCCATTCGCCGGTTCCGATGCCGAGGCCGTCGATGAGCTGGAAGATCGCCTTTCCAACAGTGTGAAGCTTCAGATGCTGGCTGACGTGCCCGTGGGGGCATTCCTGAGCGGCGGCATCGACAGCAGCGCCATTGTCGCCCTGATGCAGGCGCACAGCAGCCTGCCTGTCCGCACCTTCACCATCGGCACCGACTCGGCGGACAACGAAGCGGAACATGCCAAAGCCGTAGCCCGGCATCTTGGGACAGACCATACCGAACTTCATGTCTCTTCCGAAGATGCGCTGGCCGTCGTCCCGAAACTGCCGACAATATACTGCGAGCCTTTCAGTGACAGCTCACAGATCCCCACCTTCCTGGTCAGCCGACTGGCCGGCAGGCATGTGAAGGTTGCCCTGAGCGGCGATGCCGGCGACGAACTCTTCGGGGGCTACAACCGCTATCTGACGGCCCGTCGGGTCTGGCAGAGGATGAACCGTTTGCCGCTGTTGGCCCGCCGCGCGGCGGCAAATACCCTTTGCGCCCTGGCTCCGGCCATCTGGGACAGGCTGTATTCTGCCGTCAGTCCTGTGCTGCCCAGCGGGATGCGTCTCGCCTCGCCAGGCGACAAGGCCCACAAGCTGGCCGAAGTGCTGACCCTTGCGGACGGGGAGGCGTTCTACCGCCGGCTTGCCAGCCATTGGCACAATCCTGCGGAAGTGGTCATCGGCGGGCAGGAACCACGGACTCTGCTGACCAATCCGTCCGCGTGGCCGTACACCGACAGTTTTGAACACTGGATGATGGCCATGGATGCCCAGACCTATATGACCGACGACATCCTGGTAAAAGTTGATCGCGCGGCCATGGCCAACAGCCTTGAAGCACGAATTCCCCTGCTGGATCATCGGGTGGTCGAGCTGGCCTGGCGCATTCCTCTTCATCAGAAAATCCGTGAAGGGAAGGGCAAGTGGCTGCTGCGGCAGGTTCTCTATCGCCATGTCCCCAGAGAGCTGATCGAGCGGCCCAAGACAGGGTTCAGCATTCCCCTGGATGCCTGGCTGCGCGGGCCTTTGAAAGCTTGGGCTGAAGCGCTGCTTGCGGAAGACCGGCTGAAACGGGAGGGATTTTTCAATCCCGGACCCATTGGTCTGAAGTGGCGGGAACATCTTTCGGGACAGCGCAACTGGCAGTATCATCTCTGGGATATCCTGATGTTCCAGGCCTGGCTGGAGAGTAACACATGA
- a CDS encoding glycosyltransferase family 2 protein encodes MKSDSPLVTIGLPVYNAEATLRSAVQSIIAQTYPKWTLLLMNDGSTDESCKIAKSFGDERIRVVSDGMNKGISARLNQAVSMSEGKYFCRMDADDIAFPDRLERQVAFLESHPKVDVVASSIAVFRDQGNLYGLIPVPESHQDICGKPWKGFHFFHPTWLGKTAWFRAHPYTTRANGAEDQLVLYSAYRESCFAGLPEVLLGYREDGRSFKKMFSRRIAFWRAIAGHAVKSGRWTDACLLSIIQPVKIVADFLNTELGIDRMRNRLDTVDPQTEAVWQELWRNMVRLDDQDDRKGRPSGIDR; translated from the coding sequence ATGAAATCTGATTCACCCCTTGTGACCATCGGGCTGCCGGTATACAACGCTGAAGCGACCCTGCGCAGCGCGGTTCAGTCCATCATCGCGCAGACTTATCCGAAATGGACATTGCTGCTGATGAATGATGGCTCTACGGATGAAAGCTGTAAAATTGCGAAGAGCTTCGGCGATGAGCGGATAAGGGTCGTATCCGACGGCATGAACAAGGGCATTTCCGCCCGGTTGAACCAGGCTGTGTCCATGTCTGAAGGTAAATATTTCTGCCGTATGGATGCCGATGACATCGCGTTTCCAGACCGGCTCGAAAGGCAGGTGGCGTTTCTGGAGAGCCACCCTAAGGTCGACGTAGTCGCTTCGTCCATCGCTGTCTTTCGTGATCAGGGCAACCTGTACGGTCTGATACCGGTGCCTGAAAGTCATCAGGACATATGCGGAAAGCCATGGAAGGGGTTCCATTTCTTTCATCCGACCTGGCTGGGGAAAACAGCCTGGTTCCGCGCGCATCCTTATACGACCCGGGCCAACGGCGCCGAGGACCAGCTGGTTTTGTACAGCGCTTACAGAGAAAGCTGTTTCGCGGGTCTTCCGGAGGTCTTGCTGGGGTACCGGGAGGACGGCCGTTCCTTCAAGAAGATGTTCAGCCGACGCATAGCCTTTTGGCGGGCTATTGCCGGGCACGCTGTGAAAAGCGGCCGCTGGACCGATGCGTGCCTGCTCTCCATAATCCAGCCTGTAAAGATTGTAGCCGATTTTTTGAACACGGAACTGGGAATCGATCGCATGAGGAACCGCCTGGATACAGTCGACCCTCAGACGGAGGCGGTGTGGCAGGAGCTTTGGCGAAACATGGTCCGGCTTGATGATCAGGACGACCGCAAGGGTAGGCCGTCCGGGATCGACCGATGA
- a CDS encoding alpha-1,2-fucosyltransferase — translation MVIVRLTGGIGNQMFQYAAARRVSLVNNAPLFLDLGWFQETGSWTPRKYELDAFRIAGESASVGDIKDFKSRRQNAFFRRLPLFLKKRIFHTRQTHIIEKSYNFDPEILNLQGNVYLDGYWQSEKYFSDVDSEIRREFSFQTDPAERNRKILERIASCESVSIHIRRGDYVTLPDANAFHGLCTPAYYRLAVEQISRKVVEPVFFVFSDDIAWARGNLKLGFETCFMDQNGPDRGDEDLRLMIACRHHIIANSSFSWWGAWLCSNPEKIVYAPRKWFNNGLDTPDNIPASWIRI, via the coding sequence ATGGTGATTGTCCGACTGACCGGTGGCATCGGCAATCAGATGTTTCAATATGCCGCTGCCCGACGGGTTTCCCTGGTCAACAACGCGCCGCTGTTCCTGGATCTGGGCTGGTTTCAGGAGACGGGATCATGGACTCCGCGCAAGTATGAACTGGATGCATTTCGCATCGCCGGGGAATCGGCTTCTGTCGGCGATATCAAGGACTTCAAATCGAGAAGGCAGAACGCATTCTTCAGGCGCCTTCCCCTTTTTCTGAAAAAAAGAATATTCCACACCCGCCAGACTCACATCATCGAAAAAAGCTATAATTTTGATCCGGAAATCTTGAATTTGCAGGGGAACGTCTATCTTGACGGCTATTGGCAAAGCGAAAAATACTTTTCCGATGTTGATTCGGAGATCCGGCGGGAATTTTCCTTCCAAACCGATCCGGCGGAACGCAACCGGAAAATTCTGGAGCGTATCGCTTCCTGTGAATCGGTATCGATTCACATCCGGCGGGGAGATTATGTAACTCTACCGGATGCCAACGCGTTCCATGGCCTGTGTACGCCGGCCTACTATCGACTTGCGGTTGAGCAGATCTCACGGAAGGTGGTTGAGCCGGTTTTTTTTGTGTTTTCCGATGACATTGCCTGGGCGAGAGGGAATCTTAAACTCGGTTTCGAGACCTGTTTCATGGATCAGAACGGCCCGGACCGGGGAGACGAGGATTTGCGGCTGATGATCGCTTGCCGCCATCATATCATTGCCAACAGCAGTTTCAGCTGGTGGGGGGCCTGGCTTTGCAGCAATCCGGAAAAAATCGTTTATGCCCCCCGGAAATGGTTCAACAACGGGCTCGACACCCCGGACAATATTCCCGCCTCCTGGATAAGGATTTGA
- a CDS encoding glycosyltransferase family 4 protein, translating to MKILLCCELYYPSVGGVQMVIQQLAERFVAMGHDVTVATTRLTTRKDDSLNGVRIRDFSIYGNFVSGMRGEIHEYENFITSEKYDVIMVKAAQQWTFDALWPVLDQVEAVKVFIPCGFSGLYEPSYAEYFRQLPYILRKFDRLIFYASDYRDINFAKEHGILNYSIVPNGANELEFEKQRDPDFRRSLGIAEDDFIFLTVGSFTGLKGHLEVAQAFEIADMDGRAATLILNGNKNIQNYSDVLQMFSKFLGVMRQYGIKYFTKHVIKVSLRSIGIRVGKDDQIDVTIGRIKKHAGKNVVVTDLPRPSLVNAFMAADLFVFASNVEYSPLVLFESAAAGTPFLTVPVGNSEEIAQWTGAGIVCPAERDARGYTRVDPHVLAKHMCKLVKDEALRQRLGAAGKKNWREKFTWEKISREYEKIFLTLLEEKIRKA from the coding sequence GTGAAGATTCTTTTGTGCTGCGAGCTCTATTATCCGAGTGTCGGCGGCGTTCAAATGGTCATACAGCAGCTTGCCGAGCGCTTTGTTGCGATGGGGCACGATGTGACTGTCGCCACCACAAGGTTGACCACTCGTAAGGATGATAGCCTGAATGGTGTACGGATCAGGGACTTTTCCATCTATGGCAATTTCGTATCTGGAATGCGTGGTGAAATTCATGAGTATGAAAACTTCATCACATCTGAAAAATACGATGTCATCATGGTTAAAGCGGCCCAGCAATGGACATTTGATGCCCTCTGGCCTGTGCTTGATCAGGTCGAGGCGGTCAAAGTGTTTATTCCCTGCGGATTTTCCGGACTGTATGAACCGTCATACGCGGAGTATTTCAGGCAATTGCCCTATATCCTTCGTAAGTTTGACAGGCTTATTTTCTATGCCTCGGATTACAGGGATATCAATTTTGCAAAAGAGCATGGAATCCTGAATTATTCGATCGTTCCCAATGGGGCAAATGAGCTTGAGTTTGAAAAGCAGCGCGATCCGGACTTCCGCCGTTCGCTTGGGATTGCGGAAGATGATTTCATTTTTCTGACAGTGGGCAGCTTCACCGGCCTCAAAGGACATCTCGAGGTGGCACAGGCGTTTGAGATCGCAGACATGGATGGCCGTGCGGCAACGCTTATATTGAATGGTAATAAGAATATTCAGAATTATTCTGATGTGTTGCAGATGTTCAGCAAATTTCTCGGTGTAATGCGACAGTACGGAATAAAATATTTTACCAAGCATGTCATCAAGGTTTCCCTGAGATCAATAGGCATTCGGGTGGGAAAAGACGATCAAATAGATGTAACGATCGGGAGAATAAAGAAGCACGCCGGCAAAAACGTTGTTGTAACCGACTTGCCAAGGCCATCTCTTGTCAACGCGTTCATGGCAGCCGATCTCTTTGTTTTTGCCTCGAATGTGGAGTATTCTCCGCTGGTCCTTTTCGAATCGGCAGCGGCGGGAACCCCCTTCCTGACGGTTCCCGTAGGGAATTCGGAAGAAATAGCCCAATGGACGGGCGCGGGGATTGTCTGTCCTGCTGAAAGAGATGCCAGAGGATACACCCGGGTCGATCCCCATGTTCTTGCGAAGCATATGTGCAAGCTGGTGAAGGATGAGGCGCTGCGTCAGAGATTGGGGGCTGCGGGAAAGAAAAACTGGCGGGAAAAATTCACATGGGAAAAAATCAGCAGAGAGTATGAAAAAATATTTCTGACTTTGCTGGAGGAGAAGATTCGGAAGGCATGA
- a CDS encoding NAD-dependent epimerase/dehydratase family protein gives MKCCCVIGGTGFIGSFVVRALLRKGRHVIVVARNEVPTRSLPDNVEYVPGDFGDKYFIRGILRGVDEIIDLAYATVPKTSYDNPIQDILENLPPLVNMLDVASALNLEKIVLISSGGVIYGHSLNTPINEEHPTNPISPYGITKLAVEKYARMFHLTHDLPVVCVRPGNAYGETQKPFIGQGFIAAAIASILCGLELTLYGESGTVRDYIHVEDIAEGIVAALLKGPPGSIYNIGSGEGRNNRDILDALQPLAQAEGLEVKLKTLPLRKFDVPVNVLDSSRLSWDTGWTMRIPFEDGIIRTWNWYRDNRSV, from the coding sequence ATGAAGTGTTGCTGTGTTATCGGTGGGACCGGGTTTATTGGTTCTTTTGTTGTCAGGGCTCTACTGAGGAAAGGAAGACACGTCATTGTCGTGGCGCGCAACGAGGTTCCAACACGGTCTCTTCCAGACAATGTCGAGTATGTGCCGGGTGATTTCGGTGACAAATATTTCATCCGGGGCATCCTACGGGGCGTTGATGAAATCATCGACCTTGCCTATGCCACCGTTCCCAAAACAAGTTATGACAATCCCATTCAGGATATTCTGGAAAACCTCCCGCCTCTCGTCAACATGCTCGATGTGGCAAGTGCCTTAAACCTGGAGAAGATTGTTCTGATTTCTTCGGGCGGCGTTATTTACGGACATTCACTCAATACGCCGATCAATGAAGAACATCCGACAAACCCCATTTCTCCCTATGGCATCACGAAGCTGGCTGTTGAAAAGTACGCCCGGATGTTCCACTTGACGCACGATTTGCCTGTCGTTTGCGTAAGGCCGGGGAATGCCTATGGAGAAACACAGAAACCTTTTATCGGCCAGGGTTTCATTGCCGCCGCCATCGCATCCATTCTCTGCGGCCTGGAGCTGACCCTTTATGGAGAATCGGGAACGGTTCGCGATTACATCCATGTCGAGGATATCGCGGAGGGAATCGTTGCCGCTCTGCTGAAAGGGCCCCCCGGAAGCATCTATAATATCGGAAGCGGAGAAGGACGGAACAACCGGGATATCCTCGATGCACTCCAACCTCTGGCACAGGCGGAAGGGCTTGAAGTGAAACTGAAAACACTTCCACTCAGAAAGTTCGATGTTCCGGTCAATGTGCTCGACAGTTCCAGGCTCAGTTGGGATACAGGCTGGACAATGCGGATTCCCTTTGAGGATGGCATTATAAGGACGTGGAACTGGTACCGTGACAATCGATCGGTGTGA
- a CDS encoding glycosyltransferase family 2 protein — protein MDVISNSAPMISVVLPVYNGASYLRESIDCILVQSYSNFELLIIDDGSTDDSASIVSSFTDPRIRFYSQENKGLAATLNRGIALAKGAYIARQDQDDISLPDRLSKQVAFMETHPDCGMAGTWASILEEQKPTKRLHRHDADNLSLQFDLLFDNPFVHSSLMIRKTVFDEVGVYCTNPDRQPPEDYEMWSRVARKFRVANIPEVLHIYREVPQSMSRSGNNPFLQHLLKINVENLMWATGGRYSDQSLRDLAALIHGAYPQFSRKTSLGELISIVHDAAIALCDHAGTPYREIQEKVQYRVNNLRYHYYQARHLGFLGESGRRALAHIMRAGRKLVEKQWRLRVIR, from the coding sequence ATGGATGTAATATCCAACTCCGCACCGATGATCAGTGTCGTTCTGCCCGTTTACAATGGGGCTTCCTACTTGCGTGAATCCATCGATTGCATTCTAGTGCAGAGTTATTCCAACTTTGAACTGCTCATCATTGACGATGGTTCCACAGACGACTCTGCTTCCATCGTTTCCTCCTTTACCGATCCGCGCATTCGGTTTTATTCACAAGAGAACAAGGGGTTGGCTGCGACTCTCAACAGGGGGATTGCCCTGGCGAAAGGGGCCTATATTGCCCGCCAGGATCAGGATGACATTTCGTTGCCGGATCGCTTATCGAAGCAGGTCGCATTTATGGAGACCCATCCTGATTGTGGTATGGCAGGGACCTGGGCCTCGATCCTTGAGGAACAGAAGCCGACGAAACGGTTACACAGGCACGATGCGGATAATCTTTCCCTGCAATTCGATCTCCTGTTCGATAATCCCTTTGTCCACAGCTCGCTGATGATCAGAAAAACAGTTTTTGATGAAGTCGGAGTGTATTGCACCAATCCAGATCGACAACCTCCCGAAGACTATGAGATGTGGTCGCGGGTTGCCAGAAAATTCCGGGTGGCCAACATCCCGGAGGTCCTTCACATATATCGGGAAGTACCCCAAAGCATGTCGCGTTCCGGAAACAACCCGTTTCTTCAGCACCTGCTTAAAATCAACGTGGAAAATCTGATGTGGGCCACGGGAGGGCGTTATTCGGACCAATCGTTGCGGGATCTTGCCGCTTTGATTCATGGGGCATATCCACAATTTTCCCGGAAAACATCATTGGGGGAGCTGATTTCGATAGTTCATGATGCTGCAATTGCCTTGTGTGATCATGCCGGCACCCCGTACAGAGAGATTCAAGAAAAGGTTCAGTATCGCGTCAATAACCTCCGCTATCATTATTATCAGGCCAGGCACTTAGGATTTCTGGGAGAATCGGGAAGGCGTGCACTGGCCCATATTATGCGTGCCGGACGGAAGCTCGTTGAAAAGCAATGGAGATTGAGAGTCATACGATGA
- a CDS encoding glycosyltransferase family 2 protein, with product MKRLFIGMPVFNGETYISKALDSIIKQSFCDWQLLIADNYSSDGTERIAMEYVTKDTRIKYIQHPSNIGALNNFIFLVNEAESDYFMWAAADDEWSSNFLELCVKTLDSCRDVQFVSGNVANIDLSGTILRKYDGFSVFDDKWIWRRLVKYLCAPEILGKANMIYSVYRIGFCRELCGIPNVLSGWGADMTFVFAGLARGHYKYIPDITLFKRVLSESDIDTAKIAAHNNFPMLQFFGWFPITHYREYRDGYYKMSTNNPIRLIVLLIMKYRVLCLWLRLKIQSASSFVTKWM from the coding sequence ATGAAAAGACTCTTTATCGGAATGCCGGTATTCAATGGCGAGACCTATATTTCTAAAGCTCTGGATTCAATCATCAAACAAAGTTTTTGTGACTGGCAGCTGCTGATTGCTGACAATTACTCGAGTGATGGTACGGAAAGAATTGCTATGGAGTATGTTACCAAAGACACTCGCATCAAATATATCCAGCACCCATCAAACATCGGTGCATTAAACAACTTCATTTTTCTTGTTAATGAAGCTGAATCAGATTACTTTATGTGGGCTGCGGCTGACGATGAATGGTCAAGTAATTTTCTGGAATTGTGCGTAAAGACATTAGACTCATGCCGCGATGTTCAGTTTGTGAGTGGTAATGTTGCCAATATAGATCTTTCCGGTACAATATTAAGAAAATATGATGGTTTTTCTGTCTTTGACGATAAGTGGATATGGCGAAGGTTGGTAAAATATTTATGCGCACCTGAAATTCTTGGCAAGGCAAATATGATTTATTCTGTATATCGCATAGGATTTTGTCGGGAACTGTGTGGCATTCCAAATGTGCTAAGTGGTTGGGGAGCTGATATGACGTTTGTATTTGCAGGGCTTGCCCGGGGTCACTACAAATATATTCCTGATATCACGCTGTTTAAACGCGTTTTAAGCGAGTCTGATATTGATACTGCCAAGATTGCAGCTCATAATAACTTCCCGATGCTCCAATTTTTTGGTTGGTTCCCAATTACACATTATCGTGAGTATCGTGATGGTTATTATAAGATGTCAACAAATAATCCAATCAGGCTTATAGTCTTGCTCATTATGAAATATCGGGTACTGTGCCTTTGGCTCAGATTGAAGATTCAATCTGCTTCGTCGTTTGTAACCAAATGGATGTAA
- a CDS encoding glycosyltransferase family 2 protein produces MQRFQEIFSVRGVKHPLVSVGLPTYNRPDGLHRTLMCITGQSYENLEIIVSDNCSSGDETYNVVNEFMKRDPRIAYFRQEQNKGPVANFKFVLEQSTGEYFMWAADDDEWDEHFIQYCTEEFSRLGEDFVAVMMEAQYFSHSGLYDFFPEGEAFYGSNLDDISDRLCHMLKNNYGNLYYSLFRRSALFEQNTSFFSAFELVSLNEIPLLLFVSTKGKLMVLPRVGLYKRTTDSTYAQAKWEIQGGKLPNPCGFRYFLGLPANFQYHKLALRDIQSVITLLKIDKPTKRAVSNMARRIIWAHFLGIVMSYKRPRI; encoded by the coding sequence GTGCAAAGGTTTCAGGAGATATTTAGCGTGCGGGGAGTAAAACATCCCTTGGTTTCCGTAGGCTTACCGACATACAACAGGCCAGATGGGCTTCATCGTACACTCATGTGTATAACAGGACAGAGTTATGAGAACTTGGAGATTATTGTTTCGGATAACTGTTCTTCAGGAGACGAGACCTATAATGTGGTAAATGAGTTCATGAAGCGTGATCCACGTATAGCCTATTTTAGGCAAGAGCAGAATAAGGGGCCAGTTGCTAATTTCAAATTTGTTTTAGAACAGTCAACTGGTGAGTATTTTATGTGGGCAGCAGATGATGATGAGTGGGATGAACACTTTATTCAATATTGCACTGAGGAATTTTCCCGACTGGGCGAAGACTTTGTCGCTGTCATGATGGAGGCACAGTACTTCTCGCATTCTGGTCTTTATGATTTTTTCCCTGAGGGAGAGGCCTTCTATGGTTCGAATCTTGACGATATCTCAGATCGCTTATGCCATATGTTGAAGAATAATTATGGTAATCTCTATTATTCACTTTTTAGAAGGTCCGCTTTATTCGAACAGAATACTTCATTCTTTTCCGCATTTGAACTTGTTTCACTAAATGAAATTCCACTCCTGCTTTTTGTTTCAACAAAAGGGAAGTTGATGGTTCTTCCTCGGGTGGGTCTATATAAGAGAACGACTGACAGTACTTACGCGCAGGCAAAATGGGAAATACAGGGAGGAAAACTTCCTAATCCTTGTGGATTTCGTTATTTCTTGGGTTTGCCCGCGAACTTTCAATACCACAAGTTAGCTTTGCGTGATATTCAATCAGTTATTACTTTGCTCAAGATTGATAAGCCAACAAAGCGAGCAGTCAGCAATATGGCCAGGAGGATAATATGGGCGCATTTTCTCGGAATAGTTATGTCTTATAAACGACCACGAATATGA
- a CDS encoding IS5 family transposase yields the protein MTNAIDWKPITAILTENYPVGKSEYGNKAYPPLMLMKGLLLQKWFGIKSDPELENQINDRLSFKAFIGLPFSDPSPDHSILCRFRDRIGRKGLEKVFSELLKQFKNLGFSIESGLAVDARIIRSASRPVSRDKLDELREKRKQTKKTPHFQRDLESDWTVKNKKPVFGMKEHASVDVKSGLVLSSSVSRASEHDTNYFSYVVANSLQGKELPPSVYADKGYCSEANRDFLNMNGIRDGIMRKDQINARLTENEIKRNKKISKVRYKIEQYFGITEKYHGAGKARFTSLVKEGWDHLCGAMPSTSKKSFSASESRKQR from the coding sequence GTGACGAATGCCATCGACTGGAAACCCATCACCGCCATCCTGACCGAAAACTATCCGGTGGGCAAATCGGAATACGGAAACAAGGCTTATCCTCCTTTGATGCTGATGAAAGGGCTCCTCCTTCAGAAATGGTTCGGAATCAAGTCCGATCCCGAACTGGAAAACCAGATCAACGACCGTTTATCCTTCAAAGCCTTTATCGGCTTACCCTTCAGTGACCCCTCACCGGATCATTCGATTCTCTGCCGTTTCCGGGACAGAATCGGCAGGAAGGGGCTGGAAAAGGTTTTCAGCGAACTGCTGAAGCAATTCAAGAACCTGGGCTTTTCCATCGAATCCGGTCTGGCTGTGGATGCCAGGATTATCCGCTCGGCCAGTCGTCCCGTAAGCAGAGACAAACTCGATGAGCTGCGGGAAAAGCGAAAACAGACAAAGAAGACGCCCCACTTCCAGCGGGATCTTGAATCCGACTGGACAGTGAAGAACAAAAAACCCGTCTTCGGAATGAAGGAACATGCCTCCGTCGACGTAAAAAGCGGTCTCGTATTGTCCTCCTCGGTTTCCAGAGCCTCCGAGCATGACACCAATTACTTCTCCTATGTGGTGGCCAACAGCCTTCAAGGGAAAGAGCTTCCTCCAAGTGTTTACGCCGACAAGGGATACTGCAGCGAGGCCAATCGGGACTTCCTGAACATGAACGGCATTCGTGACGGAATCATGCGGAAGGACCAGATCAATGCCAGGCTTACGGAAAATGAGATCAAGAGGAACAAGAAAATCTCCAAGGTTCGGTACAAGATCGAGCAGTATTTCGGAATTACCGAAAAGTATCATGGTGCAGGCAAGGCCCGCTTTACCTCTCTTGTCAAAGAGGGTTGGGACCATCTCTGCGGGGCGATGCCTTCAACATCAAAAAAATCGTTCTCGGCATCAGAAAGCAGGAAGCAACGGTAA